A region from the Molothrus aeneus isolate 106 chromosome 17, BPBGC_Maene_1.0, whole genome shotgun sequence genome encodes:
- the BPIFB2 gene encoding BPI fold-containing family B member 2: MTFDKMDEGVNKMCTEKKEEAEEAEEVEEEKEEREEEMISGKQGWEEDGTHQSWQHFLKGACMAMLRTLSVLLSLLVPAHTTRSPDCGGILTPSGLRYLAEVSKPHAESVLRRDLMDSPAPAPSPTSPSRNQIISVKVDKFSLTLIPDTGMRLSIEVDLGITSAPSSTKEMRLSILADLHVDMNPEGNLELVTSDCKPTLEEVQSTEETDSKSSGSDVDKQINVEKICLEVSKLLLFPNERLMSLAAPFPITPNCQVQYLPLAAPMYSEQGIIISLQTTFQVAGAAIPLPVSPVPFSMPEPASSSTSHLILAFSEHFYTSLFSALEESGALNVSLLSSLTTATLAERITQMGSLFQEDLPVVLQAVTRSSPHVVLEEDKAIVQLFLTAQIGAGSSPFQSFLSVNVDVTARLQLSVADTRMIISVAAVEDIELSLATSDVGPILAALLEELFLPTIREEVPAQINKVLRQGVFLPHIASFTYTDINITIHKDYVLIPCNLQLEARTGEARTWE, from the exons tgcacagagaagaaggaggaggcggaggaggcggaggaggtggaggaggagaaggaggagagggaggaggagatgaTCTCTGGGAAACAGGGATGGGAGGAGGATGGGACTcaccagagctggcagcacttTCTGAAGG gTGCCTGCATGGCAATGCTCCGCACCCTGAGCGtcctcctgagcctcctggTGCCAGCTCACACCACCAGGTCACCCGACTGTGGGGGCATCCTCACCCCCTCTGGACTGAGATACC TTGCTGAAGTTTCAAAGCCACATGCAGAGTCGGTCCTCAGGAGGGACCTCATGGACtcgccagccccagccccatctcccACCTCTCCAAGTAG gaaccAAATTATCTCTGTCAAAGTTGACAAGTTTTCCCTGACACTGATCCCCGACACAGGGATGCGGCTGAGCATCGAGGTGGACCTGGGCATCACATCTGCCCC CTCAAGCACCAAGGAGATGAGGTTGTCCATCCTGGCAGACCTCCACGTGGACATGAACCCCGAAGGGAACCTGGAGCTGGTGACCTCTGACTGCAAACCCACCCTGGAGGAGGTGCAGAGCACCGAGGAGACAGACAG CAAGTCCTCGGGCTCGGACGTGGACAAGCAGATCAACGTTGAAAAA ATctgcctggaagtgtccaaattgctgcttttcccaAATGAACGGCTGATGTCTCTGGCAG CTCCATTCCCCATCACACCAAACTGCCAAGTCCAGTACctgcccctggctgcccccatGTACTCTGAGCAGGGAATCATCATCTCTTTGCAA acaACTTTCCAAGTGGCAGGGGCAGCAATCCCCCTGCCAGTcagccctgtgcctttcagcatgCCCGAGCCAGCGAGCTCCAGCACTTCCCACCTCATCCTGGCCTTCTCTGAGCACTTCTACACCAGCTTATTCTCTGCCTTGGAAGAGTCTGGAGCCCTCAACGTGAGTCTCCTG AGCTCTCTGACCACGGCCACCCTGGCTGAGAGGATCACTCAG ATGGGCTCCCTTTTCCAAGAGGACCTGCCAGTTGTGCTTCAAGCTGTGACCAGGAGCTCTCCTCACGTGGTGCTGGAGGAGGACAAAGCAATCGTGCAGCTCTTCCTCACTGCCCAGATTGGAGCGGGATCATCCCCCTTCCAGAGCTTCCTGAGTGTCAACGTG GACGTGACTGCCAGGCTCCAGCTCAGCGTCGCCGACACCAGGATGATCATCTCTGTGGCAGCTGTAGA ggaTATTGAGCTCAGCCTGGCCACCTCTGATGTGGGTCCTATACTG GCTGCCTTGCTGGaggagctgttcctgcccaCAATCCGTGAGGAGGTGCCAGCCCAGATAAATA aggTCCTGAGACAAGGGGTTTTCCTGCCCCACATTGCCAGTTTCACTTACACCGACATCAACATCACCATTCACAAG GATTATGTCTTGATCCCCTGCAACCTCCAGCTGGAGGCAAGGACTGGAGAGGCAAGAACATGGGAGTGA